The genomic window GACATTCGAGATGCTCTTTCGTACCCCAAACCACTTTGGGTTTGCGGCTGTCGGTACCATCATCGACAGCACGGTGGTGGAGGATGTCATGACAACCCGCTATCGAGTGTCTGATCCGGCGCCAAACGTGTCATTCAACATAGGTATCTTCACGACCCACAGACTGACCGAAAAAGAGATCCTGCCCAAAGGTGTTCATTTCACCAATCCTCGGCACAAAGAACTCCTGAACGGCTTGACATTGCACACCGTGGCTCACAACCGCGACGTGGAAAAACATGTAGCCCGCGACGTAATGGGAAGTCTGCAACTGTTCGAACACCACTTCGGCCAGTTGCCAATTGACAAACTTGTGGTCGCCGAAATACTCGCTCTTCATTCGGAATCGTATCCCGGTTTTGTGCAGATGGGCCTGATGACTTTTCTGCGTTCGGACCCCTCAGGATACCAGCGCATGCATCGCAGCCACGAAGTCGCCCATCAATGGTGGGGGTTCGGTTCCGGCGTTGGCTTTAAGACTTATCATGACAAGTGGCTTTCTGAGGGCTTTGCCGAATACTCGGGCATGCTCTTTCAGGAAGAAACAAGCGGCCATAAAAAGTTCCTCGAGGTTCTGAAGGAATACCGCGAGGAAATCTTCGGCGCTCGAAAGTACTTGCTGACATCCGGCGCCGAGTCCGGTCCGATAATCATGGGCAGTCGCACCGCCAGCACCAAAACGAAGGGTGATTTTGATCTGGTGATCTACAAAAAGGCCGCCCTGGTGCTTCACATGTTGCGAAATCTGTTGATGGACCTGGGCAACTTCAGCGATGAACGATTCTATTCAATGATGAAGGACTGGTATCTCACCAATCGCGGTCGCCAGATGACCACGAATGATTTCAAAGAACACTGCGACAAACATTTCGGCATCGACATGGCATGGTTTTTTGATCAGTGGGTTTACGGCAACGATCTGCCGACCTATCGCTTTTCATACGAGTGCAAACGCGACACGGGCGGGGTATTTGTCTGCCCCTGTGAAGTCAAAACCGAAAATGTGGGGCCTGCTTTTCAAATGTATGTTCCGATTGAAATCGAAATGAGGGACAAGCAAAAGTTCTATTATCGCCAGCTTATCACCGGTCCAACCACTGTTTTTGATATAGCGGGGCTTGAGGATATGCCTAAAAAGTTGCGGTTCAACCCCTTCGAGTCTGTCCTGGCGGATGTAAAGCAGTAAAACCCCTCCCCATCACCCGGCTTTAGGTAGCCGAACTCTTTTCACTTTTCCCAAAAAGATGCCAACCAACCGGAACCACAGGCCGTAGTCCGGTGTTGTGCTAAATATAACATAGGAATAGTGGCCTACGTGGGTTCACGTTAATGGGATTAGCATGAGCAGCAAGCCGACTCCAAAAAACGGACCGTCGACACCGGATGATCAGAGTGAAGTCCTGGTCAAGGGCTTGATAGTAAAGATCAGGCAGGGCGACAAAGCAGCCTTTACCGAATTGGTCAGTCGCTATCGCAATCAGGTGGGAGCGTTGGCCTATCGTATGGTCAGCGACTACGACGAGGCAGCCGATATCACCCAGATCGTTTTCATGAAAATGGCAAAGAACATTTGGCGCTATGACGACAACAAGAAATTCTACACCTGGCTCCACCGTATCACCGTCAACGCCTCGATCGACTATATCCGCAAACACCGCCGGCATCAGCATGAGCCGCTTGAGGAATTCCACGACATTCAGGAATCCAATCGTCGGGGTCCTGAGTTCAATTATCAGCGCCGTCAGTTGAGCCACCAGATCGAATGCGCCGCCAACACTCTTAACGACAAACAAAAGTCCGCCTTCATGCTGCGCGATATCGAGGGTTGCAAGCTCGACGACGTGGCCGACATTATGGAAATGCCGGAAGCGACGGTGCGCTGGTATCTTCATCGCGCCCGCAGCAAAATCCGCAAAGAGCTTGTCAGGCGTTGCCCCCAGTTGCTGATAGCCCTGGGCATTCGCTGAACCGTCAGTTTTTCTTGAACTTCAGGGGTCGGTTTACGTTATATTAGACCGTTATGGCTAAGACTGATGAATTGACACTGGCGATTGACGGTTTGCGTTGCGCCTCTTGCGTCAGCAGTGTGGAAAACGGACTCACCGGCCGACATGGCGTCGAGACTTGCCAGGTCAATCTGGCCACCAAATCCGCGACTATAAGCTACGACAGCACGACAACTGATGCCCAGGGGATAATCAAGCAGATCGAACAACTTGGTTTTTCAGCCGCCGTTGGTCGCCCCGATTTTCTCGCGGCAAGTAAGCGTGAAGTGATCACGGCCAGACGGCTGCTCCAAATCTCGGTGGTGCTGACCATACCTCTGGCAGCGGTTGCCATGTGGCCGATGTGGGCAGACCGGTCGCTTGTTCCGGCGCCGTTCGACGCCCTTACGCAGGCGCTTCTGGCTGCGGTTGTACTTCTTTATGGCGGTCGCACAATTCTTATGGATGCAGCCATTCAGACCCGCCATCTGCGGGCCAACATGAACAGCCTTATCGCCATGGGTACTTGCGCTGCTTTTGGCTGGAGCATCTACTTGCTTCTGATCAACTGGGATTCCGGTATCTCACCGCCTCTGTTTTTCGAATCGGTCGGCATGATCATCACGCTGATTCTGCTGGGCCGTTTTCTGGAAGCGCGGGCGCGGGGACGGGCCGGGGATGCCATTCGGGCGATGATTGATTTGCGTCCAACCATAGCGACTGCCATTATCAACGGTGTCGACATCGAGATCGATGCGTCAGCGGTACAACCCGGTATGATACTGCTGGTGCGTCCGGGTGAGCGATTGGCCGCCGACGGTGTGATAGTGGAAGGTCAAGCGGTGATTGACGAGTCGATGCTGACCGGAGAATCGCTCCCGGTCGAAAAAGTACCATCGGATAAAGTGGTCGGTGGATCGGTCAACGGCAATCGATCATTCAAGTTCCAGGTCACGGCCACCGGCGAAAAAACGTTTCTGGCCGGCATGGTCAGGCTGGTGGCCGAGGCGCAGAGCCGCAAAGCACCAATACAGAAACTGGCC from Candidatus Zixiibacteriota bacterium includes these protein-coding regions:
- a CDS encoding RNA polymerase sigma factor; translated protein: MSSKPTPKNGPSTPDDQSEVLVKGLIVKIRQGDKAAFTELVSRYRNQVGALAYRMVSDYDEAADITQIVFMKMAKNIWRYDDNKKFYTWLHRITVNASIDYIRKHRRHQHEPLEEFHDIQESNRRGPEFNYQRRQLSHQIECAANTLNDKQKSAFMLRDIEGCKLDDVADIMEMPEATVRWYLHRARSKIRKELVRRCPQLLIALGIR
- a CDS encoding M1 family aminopeptidase translates to TFEMLFRTPNHFGFAAVGTIIDSTVVEDVMTTRYRVSDPAPNVSFNIGIFTTHRLTEKEILPKGVHFTNPRHKELLNGLTLHTVAHNRDVEKHVARDVMGSLQLFEHHFGQLPIDKLVVAEILALHSESYPGFVQMGLMTFLRSDPSGYQRMHRSHEVAHQWWGFGSGVGFKTYHDKWLSEGFAEYSGMLFQEETSGHKKFLEVLKEYREEIFGARKYLLTSGAESGPIIMGSRTASTKTKGDFDLVIYKKAALVLHMLRNLLMDLGNFSDERFYSMMKDWYLTNRGRQMTTNDFKEHCDKHFGIDMAWFFDQWVYGNDLPTYRFSYECKRDTGGVFVCPCEVKTENVGPAFQMYVPIEIEMRDKQKFYYRQLITGPTTVFDIAGLEDMPKKLRFNPFESVLADVKQ